Proteins from a genomic interval of Zerene cesonia ecotype Mississippi unplaced genomic scaffold, Zerene_cesonia_1.1 Zces_u001, whole genome shotgun sequence:
- the LOC119838221 gene encoding transcription initiation factor TFIID subunit 7-like: MNRDKREPEYPVELESQFILRLPEEPAKVLRDVLKSGENLKNRLTIQVDNEMRNGEVRFDHWLMHAKILDLPTIIESLKTIDTKSFYKTADICQIMICKEEADQPVEEESPTKTKKKDPYKVDKKFLYPHGVTPPTKNVRKRRFRKTLKKKYVEAPEIEKEVKRLLRADNEAVSVTWEVIKEDDDRKAEPSTPKPKPERKKAERAPKKEVVNPKQETSNVVDIFGGAVSDSDAEDDNINVEMEESRLSPYSRLSDNSTLLGVEQKSYPVQFESQMFSKQKHVPPSHMDYSEDDEYSRDKDNMTFRIQQLKVELDELKQRRQRTQNEISGMDNQALRQRFQDTLHTLNQDIMYKEMEYQGLITLQNSEDI, encoded by the coding sequence ATGAATAGAGACAAACGAGAACCGGAATATCCAGTAGAACTCGAATCTCAATTTATTCTTAGACTACCAGAGGAACCTGCGAAAGTGTTACGCGATGTTTTGAAATCTGGtgaaaatctaaaaaatcGCCTCACAATACAGGTTGACAACGAAATGAGAAACGGCGAAGTCAGATTCGACCACTGGTTGATGCATGCCAAAATCCTCGACCTACCAACAATAATAGAATCACTTAAAACTATTGATACAAAAAGTTTCTACAAAACCGCGGACATATGTCAAATTATGATATGCAAGGAGGAAGCTGATCAGCCCGTTGAAGAAGAATCACCCACTAAGACTAAAAAGAAGGACCCGTATAAAgtagataaaaaatttctcTATCCTCACGGTGTAACACCACCAACCAAAAATGTACGCAAGCGTCGCTTCAGAAAAACGCTGAAAAAGAAATACGTAGAAGCACCAGAAATAGAGAAGGAAGTGAAGCGCTTGTTGCGAGCTGACAACGAAGCCGTCAGCGTCACTTGGGAGGTGATCAAAGAGGATGATGACCGTAAAGCAGAACCCAGCACACCCAAACCCAAACCTGAGAGGAAGAAGGCTGAACGAGCGCCTAAGAAGGAGGTCGTGAACCCTAAACAAGAAACCTCGAACGTCGTTGATATTTTCGGCGGAGCAGTGAGCGACAGCGATGCCGAAGATGACAACATCAATGTTGAAATGGAAGAAAGTCGTCTATCACCATACAGCCGCCTCTCCGACAATAGCACACTGCTCGGAGTGGAACAAAAATCTTATCCCGTTCAATTCGAATCACAAATGTTTTCCAAACAAAAACATGTGCCACCTAGCCATATGGATTATTCCGAAGACGATGAATATTCTCGTGACAAAGATAACATGACTTTCCGAATACAACAGCTGAAAGTGGAGCTTGACGAACTCAAGCAGCGGAGGCAGAGAACTCAGAATGAAATCTCCGGAATGGATAACCAGGCGCTTCGGCAGAGATTCCAAGACACTTTGCACACTTTGAACCAGGATATAATGTATAAGGAGATGGAATATCAGGGGCTTATCACATTGCAGAATTCGGAAGACATTTAA